A genomic window from Zalophus californianus isolate mZalCal1 chromosome 13, mZalCal1.pri.v2, whole genome shotgun sequence includes:
- the DNAJB5 gene encoding dnaJ homolog subfamily B member 5 isoform X2, whose protein sequence is MGKDYYKILGIPSGANEDEIKKAYRKMALKYHPDKNKEPNAEEKFKEIAEAYDVLSDPKKRGLYDQYGEEGLKTGGGSSGGSSGSFHYTFHGDPHATFASFFGGSNPFDIFFASSRSTRPFSGFDPDDMDVDEDEDPFGAFGRFGFNGLSRGPRRAPEPLYPRRKVQDPPVVHELRVSLEEIYHGSTKRMKITRRRLNPDGRTVRTEDKILHIVIKRGWKEGTKITFPKEGDATPDNIPADIVFVLKDKPHAHFRRDGTNVLYSALISLKEALCGCTVNIPTIDGRVIPLPCNDVIKPGTVKRLRGEGLPFPKVPTQRGDLIVEFKVRFPDRLTPQTRQILKQHLPCS, encoded by the exons ATGGGAAAGGATTATTACAAGATTCTTGGGATCCCATCGGGAGCCAACGAAGATGAGATCAAGAAAGCCTATCGGAAGATGGCCTTGAAGTACCACCCAGACAAGAACAAAGAACCCAATGCTGAGGAGAAGTTTAAGGAGATTGCAGAGGCCTATGATGTGCTGAGTGACCCTAAGAAACGGGGCCTGTATGACCAGTATGGGGAGGAAG GCCTGAAGACCGGCGGTGGTTCATCGGGTGGCTCCAGTGGCTCCTTTCACTACACCTTTCATGGGGATCCCCATGCCACCTTTGCCTCCTTCTTTGGTGGCTCCAACCCCTTCGATATCTTCTTTGCCAGCAGTCGGTCCACTAGACCCTTCAGTGGCTTTGACCCAGATGACATGGATGTGGATGAAGATGAGGATCCATTTGGCGCCTTTGGCCGCTTTGGCTTCAATGGGCTGAGTAGGGGTCCAAGGCGAGCCCCAGAACCATTGTACCCTCGGCGTAAGGTACAGGACCCACCTGTGGTGCATGAGCTGCGGGTGTCCCTCGAGGAGATCTACCACGGCTCCACCAAGCGCATGAAGATCACAAGGCGGCGCCTCAATCCTGATGGGCGAACTGTGCGCACCGAGGACAAGATCCTGCACATTGTCATCAAGCGTGGCTGGAAGGAAGGCACCAAGATCACCTTTCCCAAAGAGGGTGATGCCACACCTGACAACATCCCTGCTGATATCGTCTTTGTGCTCAAAGACAAGCCCCATGCACACTTCCGTCGAGATGGCACCAACGTGCTCTACAGTGCCCTGATTAGCCTCAAGGAG GCGCTGTGTGGCTGCACTGTGAACATTCCCACTATCGATGGCCGGGTGATCCCATTACCGTGCAATGATGTCATCAAGCCAGGCACCGTGAAGAGACTCCGTGGGGAGGGCCTTCCCTTCCCCAAAGTGCCCACCCAGCGAGGAGACCTCATTGTCGAGTTCAAAGTTCGCTTCCCAGACAGATTAACACCACAGACACGACAGATACTTAAGCAGCACCTACCCTGTTCCTAG
- the DNAJB5 gene encoding dnaJ homolog subfamily B member 5 isoform X1 — translation MFKRTVLSCPSPAAPPLQARGAFRSFPHFWGEDFLASLMFKIQLEPLKLRAWTLNGFVKFRNKETSAGPVAVMGKDYYKILGIPSGANEDEIKKAYRKMALKYHPDKNKEPNAEEKFKEIAEAYDVLSDPKKRGLYDQYGEEGLKTGGGSSGGSSGSFHYTFHGDPHATFASFFGGSNPFDIFFASSRSTRPFSGFDPDDMDVDEDEDPFGAFGRFGFNGLSRGPRRAPEPLYPRRKVQDPPVVHELRVSLEEIYHGSTKRMKITRRRLNPDGRTVRTEDKILHIVIKRGWKEGTKITFPKEGDATPDNIPADIVFVLKDKPHAHFRRDGTNVLYSALISLKEALCGCTVNIPTIDGRVIPLPCNDVIKPGTVKRLRGEGLPFPKVPTQRGDLIVEFKVRFPDRLTPQTRQILKQHLPCS, via the exons atgTTTAAGCGCACAGTGCTCTCCTGCCCATCCCCAGCAGCACCCCCACTACAGGCCCGAGGAGCTTTCCGGAGCTTCCCACACTTCTGGGGAGAAGACTTCTTAGCCAGCTTGATGTTTAAAATTCAGCTGGAGCCCTTAAAACTTCGAGCGTGGACGCTGAATGGGTTTGTAAAGTTCCG AAACAAGGAGACAAGTGCCGGTCCAGTGGCTGTGATGGGAAAGGATTATTACAAGATTCTTGGGATCCCATCGGGAGCCAACGAAGATGAGATCAAGAAAGCCTATCGGAAGATGGCCTTGAAGTACCACCCAGACAAGAACAAAGAACCCAATGCTGAGGAGAAGTTTAAGGAGATTGCAGAGGCCTATGATGTGCTGAGTGACCCTAAGAAACGGGGCCTGTATGACCAGTATGGGGAGGAAG GCCTGAAGACCGGCGGTGGTTCATCGGGTGGCTCCAGTGGCTCCTTTCACTACACCTTTCATGGGGATCCCCATGCCACCTTTGCCTCCTTCTTTGGTGGCTCCAACCCCTTCGATATCTTCTTTGCCAGCAGTCGGTCCACTAGACCCTTCAGTGGCTTTGACCCAGATGACATGGATGTGGATGAAGATGAGGATCCATTTGGCGCCTTTGGCCGCTTTGGCTTCAATGGGCTGAGTAGGGGTCCAAGGCGAGCCCCAGAACCATTGTACCCTCGGCGTAAGGTACAGGACCCACCTGTGGTGCATGAGCTGCGGGTGTCCCTCGAGGAGATCTACCACGGCTCCACCAAGCGCATGAAGATCACAAGGCGGCGCCTCAATCCTGATGGGCGAACTGTGCGCACCGAGGACAAGATCCTGCACATTGTCATCAAGCGTGGCTGGAAGGAAGGCACCAAGATCACCTTTCCCAAAGAGGGTGATGCCACACCTGACAACATCCCTGCTGATATCGTCTTTGTGCTCAAAGACAAGCCCCATGCACACTTCCGTCGAGATGGCACCAACGTGCTCTACAGTGCCCTGATTAGCCTCAAGGAG GCGCTGTGTGGCTGCACTGTGAACATTCCCACTATCGATGGCCGGGTGATCCCATTACCGTGCAATGATGTCATCAAGCCAGGCACCGTGAAGAGACTCCGTGGGGAGGGCCTTCCCTTCCCCAAAGTGCCCACCCAGCGAGGAGACCTCATTGTCGAGTTCAAAGTTCGCTTCCCAGACAGATTAACACCACAGACACGACAGATACTTAAGCAGCACCTACCCTGTTCCTAG